The Sulfurovum riftiae sequence CCTGCCAAACTTGACTTAACCGTTGTTCTTGCCCTGCCGCGTCCAAAAGTGCTGCGTAGATTGATCATGGATATGACATCTCTTGGTGTGAATAGACTTATTATTGTAAATAGTTATCGTACGCAAAAAAGTTACTGGCAGAGCCCATTACTAAACCGTATAGATGAGTTTGTTTTTGAAGGGTTGCAGCAAGCCATCGATACCATGCCGCCGGTGATCGAGTTTAAAAAACGTTTTAAGCCGTTTGTTGAAGATGAATTTGGGGATCTATTGACAGAAGAAGATGATGCCGTGGTTGCACACCCTTATGCTGAGCAATCTTGGAAAGCATATCTTGATGGTCTAAAGAGTAAGAGCAACCATGAAAATATCATGCCAAAAATACTATGTATCGGTGCAGAGGGCGGATGGATAGCGTATGAAGTTGACCTGTTTTGCAAACACGGTTGCACATCCGTTAGTTTGGGAGAACGGATATTACGAACAGAAACTGTGGTTAGTGTATTACTCGGTCATTGGTTAGCGGAATAATGGTCGGTTACAACGTAGGGGCGATCCTTTATGGTCGCCCTTGAACAAAGAAATTGTTTTTGCATCAAGGGTAACCACGAGGGTTACCCCTACAGGTAAATTTTGAATATTGGAATAAATACATTGTCAGATGAAATGTAGGGGCAATCCCTTGTGGTTGCCCTTAAATAGATATCCCTACATTTTCCTATGGTGAAAAATAGATATAATAGCTCATATAGTTGTTTTCAAAGGATCTTCCTTATGGCAAACCTAAAAATCTCCAACACTGTCACCCTCGACGAGAACGAAATAGAGATCTCTGCCATACGTGCACAGGGGTCAGGCGGGCAGAAGGTCAACAAGGTCTCCGCTGCGATCCATTTGCGTTTTGACATCGCTGCTTCCTCTTTGCCTGAGTTTTACAAAGAGAAACTGCTCTCACTTAAAGACAAGCGCATTACTAAAGAGGGCATCATTGTCATCAAGTCCCAACAGCACCGAAGCCAGGAGCAGAACAGGGAAGAGGCTTTGGAACGGTTGGTGGAGCTCATCAAAAGTGTGAATGTAGTTGAAAAGAAGCGTGTGCCTACCAAGCCTACGAAAGGGTCTGTGAAGCGGCGGCTGCTTTCTAAAAAGAAACATGCCAATAAAAAGAAGTTGCGTGGAAAAGTGGAGAGGGAATGATAGGATTAGAAAGTAAAAATATTTCGATTTGACATATTTTTACTCAAAATTTATTTTATATATTAAAATACTTCATAATATTGAGGAGTTTTAGTATGAATGAACTATTGGTAGAAAATGAGATAGGAAACCGTATCTTTCTACTCAGAGGAAAAGAGGTAATGTTGGACAGGGATTTGGCTGAACTGTATGGTGTTGAAACAAAGAGGGTTAATGAAGCAGTGAGAAATAACCAAGATAAATTTTTGGAAGATTTTTATTTTGAACTGACAGATAAAGAGTTTGAAATTTTGCGGTCGAAAAATCCGACCGCAAAATTTGCCAAAACCAGAGTAAACCCAAAAGTATTTACGGAGCAGGGTGTCTATATGCTCGCCACTGTCCTTAAAAGTAAAACAGCATCGGAAGTAACCGTAAGCATTATACGTACCTTTGCCAAGCTTAGGGCATTTAGTAAACATTACAATGCATTAGCCAAGAAAATTATGGAACTTGAACGCAAAAATGATAAACAGTTCAAAGAAATATTTAAAAAGCTGGATAATTTAGTGCATGATGCACAAGAGACTGATGAGAAGATCATGGGATTTATAAAACCCGAAAATAACGTATAGTCTTTTGTGTCAACTAAAGATCATGAATCAATGCATTTTCCTCTTCCCCTGAAAGAAAACGCCATTCACCGCTACCGATATCAAGCCCAAAGCTGCCGATGCTGACGCGTTTTAACTCCAGAACCTTCAGCGGTGTTCCGAACTTCGGGTCTTTCATGGCTCCGAAGAGTCGGCGGATGTGCCTGTTCTTTCCTTCGTCAATGACTATCTTGAGTTTTGTTTTGGCTCCGCCTGTACCCAGCTTTTCAACGACAAGTGCTTTGAGTAGGCCGTGTTTGCTCTCCACACCTCTTTTGGCCTCTGATATGTGTGTATCAGTGACATGACCTCTGACCCAGACCTCGTATACTTTCTTGCAACCTCCGGGTTTGGTCAAAGCATTGCCTATCTGTCCGTCTCTGGTAAAGAGTAGAAGCCCTTTCGATTCCAGGTCAAGGCGTCCGATGGGCATCCAACCGTCATCAAAAGCCCAGTTCGGCAAAAGGTCGTAGACTGTTTTACGCCCGCGTTCATCAGAGCGCGTGACCACATACCCTTTGGGCTTATGGAGTACCAGGAGTTTGTTATGGTCGTTCGTGGTGTTTTGCATGGGGTCTGTTCCTTGGGGCGGATAAAGGTCAATTCGCAACTAAAATACCATACATTCCCATAAAAGGATGTACTCCCGGGGTATTTATTCTCTATTATCATGGTGCAACCTGATATATTTCCACCCGAATTTGGCTATAATTCAGGCATCTGAAACAAGGACGACCCATGTCAAAACACCCCACACTCTTACAGCATTTCCGCTCTTTTGCCTATCAGAATGATATCAGGGATTTCGATACAGCGCTGGAATATTTCGCTGTGTTCGGCGGGACAGGGTGGGAGGTGGATACAGCAAAAAGTGTGGAGACCCTCATGGAAGAGAAGATACTTCGCAACTATGAGCCACTACACCAGAGCATAACACGCTACACCCATAACAATCCCGTATATCACAGACTACTGACCATCATCGCACTGGGTACGGAGCATGAGCATGATGCCTTCAAAAAGGCCAAAATAGGAAGGGACAGGGGTGAAGAGGCGATAGACTACCTGGAGCAGAAGAGCCTGCTCAGGTTCGATCTCTCGGTGGAAGAAGCTGCCAAAGAGAGCGAAAGACTCTCTGACAGACTGCTGTTTCGTCTGCCGTTCATGCGTTTCTGGTTTGCTGCGATCTCTCCGTACTATCAGAGTATCTCCGCGGGTGACTATAGGGAATTTAAAGAAAAATGGCAAGAGCTCAAAGGGAATTTCTCTATCGTGCTGAGCAATCTGCTCATACGTGAACTAGTCGTACAGCGTATGGCAGCTGAGCAGACGGATGATCCCGTTACCACCATAGGGTCGTACTATGACAAAAAGACGCGTATAGAGCTGCTTGCCGTACGCAAATCAGGTAAAATGCTGGCAGGTGAATGCAAATACTCCCGTAAGCCGGCAGAGGTCCATATGCTCTCTGCCCTCAAAGAGAAG is a genomic window containing:
- a CDS encoding 16S rRNA (uracil(1498)-N(3))-methyltransferase yields the protein MNCVLLPKNTKTIRDEQQVRHIKEVLKAKVGDNLTIGEIGGNIGKATLAQINTNEVILTDITLDKKPPAKLDLTVVLALPRPKVLRRLIMDMTSLGVNRLIIVNSYRTQKSYWQSPLLNRIDEFVFEGLQQAIDTMPPVIEFKKRFKPFVEDEFGDLLTEEDDAVVAHPYAEQSWKAYLDGLKSKSNHENIMPKILCIGAEGGWIAYEVDLFCKHGCTSVSLGERILRTETVVSVLLGHWLAE
- the arfB gene encoding alternative ribosome rescue aminoacyl-tRNA hydrolase ArfB, with amino-acid sequence MANLKISNTVTLDENEIEISAIRAQGSGGQKVNKVSAAIHLRFDIAASSLPEFYKEKLLSLKDKRITKEGIIVIKSQQHRSQEQNREEALERLVELIKSVNVVEKKRVPTKPTKGSVKRRLLSKKKHANKKKLRGKVERE
- a CDS encoding ORF6N domain-containing protein, with the protein product MNELLVENEIGNRIFLLRGKEVMLDRDLAELYGVETKRVNEAVRNNQDKFLEDFYFELTDKEFEILRSKNPTAKFAKTRVNPKVFTEQGVYMLATVLKSKTASEVTVSIIRTFAKLRAFSKHYNALAKKIMELERKNDKQFKEIFKKLDNLVHDAQETDEKIMGFIKPENNV
- a CDS encoding pseudouridine synthase, translating into MQNTTNDHNKLLVLHKPKGYVVTRSDERGRKTVYDLLPNWAFDDGWMPIGRLDLESKGLLLFTRDGQIGNALTKPGGCKKVYEVWVRGHVTDTHISEAKRGVESKHGLLKALVVEKLGTGGAKTKLKIVIDEGKNRHIRRLFGAMKDPKFGTPLKVLELKRVSIGSFGLDIGSGEWRFLSGEEENALIHDL
- a CDS encoding DUF234 domain-containing protein, with translation MSKHPTLLQHFRSFAYQNDIRDFDTALEYFAVFGGTGWEVDTAKSVETLMEEKILRNYEPLHQSITRYTHNNPVYHRLLTIIALGTEHEHDAFKKAKIGRDRGEEAIDYLEQKSLLRFDLSVEEAAKESERLSDRLLFRLPFMRFWFAAISPYYQSISAGDYREFKEKWQELKGNFSIVLSNLLIRELVVQRMAAEQTDDPVTTIGSYYDKKTRIELLAVRKSGKMLAGECKYSRKPAEVHMLSALKEKCQKADLDIAEYVLFSKHGFSAELEQMKGADVTLLSHTHLSSLLDHLTKEDLLVYTNRKY